Below is a genomic region from Neomonachus schauinslandi chromosome 2, ASM220157v2, whole genome shotgun sequence.
ACTAGTGAATACAATAGATTGGTATTAATTTGAATTGGgtgattaaattttataaaatttggagCTAAAATTGACTAAAAAGACATACTTATCCAAGTCTATTTACTCTGATGAAATTTTcatgatttcttaattttcatagGTACACATTTGTAAATCTGGACAAGTGACTGCCATTCCCTTTTGGTATCATATGTACCTTGATGACGAGATTAGGTTGGATACTTCAAGTGACGCCTCCCACTGGAAACAAGCTGCAGTTGTTTTAGATAATCCCATCCAGGTGGAAATGGGAGAGGAATTAGTACTAAATGTCCAGCACCACAAAAGCAATGTCAGCATCACAGTAAAGCAGTGAAGAGCAGTTTTCTAATGAAAAACTGTCCAGGTAGAGCAGCAAGTACACAGTTCTGGTCTGAATTAGTAGTGGGATTGTAATCATAAAATGGGGATACGTGTAaagatttaattccttttaatggtcaaatattttttttaaattaataaagtatatttaaaagattCTAAAGAGGAGCATTATTACAAAGATATTGCTGCAGACTTCCTTTCCAAAAAAGGCTGTCATTAATTTTTCAAGTTAGCgaagtttgtttttattgcttgGTTATACTTAAAATGGTTTCAATTTTGTTTAATAGAACTAAAGCTATAAAGATAAGGGATTTGAGCCCCATCTTCATTGTCCTGTGCCAGTAAGTAAagcaaaacttttaatttttaaggcatCTTGGCTTTTTTTAAGTCTAAACTTCTTAATTGGGATACATCAGAAAGTTGGGGCTTCCACTAAAGACTGAGGGTTATGGTTACCTGTAAATTCCAAGCTTGCTTCTTTTAAATACCGTACTTTTGAAACTCCTTGGGTTTTTGTGTTTTGAGAATGCAAACTTTTGAATTAAGAATTTAAGCTATCAGCTGAGTTTGTTGAGAGAGTAAAAGTTAGGGATGAAGTAAAATCTCTAAGAGGCAGCATTTTTCCTGGTCTACTTtggcaaagaaaattaaactggTAAATTCAAGAAAGCGCTAAACCTAAaccagtttttttaaagttttgatctGGATGCacagtaagaaatatataataattggCCCAATTTTTAAAGACTTGCAACAGGGAGATTAATAAGGAAGATTATCGTGCCTTGTATATACTGTGTGCTCTTTTTAAGTAAGccacaaagaaaataagatgcaCCTTCTCTCTACATTGCCTATTCTCATTGCCTCTAGTATTATACTACCCTGCTTTACCTTCAATAGAAATGTTTGTAAGAGTGGACGGAATAAAGACTTTGCATCTAATTACTGTGAACCAGTACATAAATGTGAATGTGTGcataaatatatgaagcaaagattttgagaaaatatttattcttgcTATTTGTAACATCCTACTCTAGCACTTTCTAGATTTTCAGTAAATAATGTTAAAGATGACCCAGTGGGTTGTGATTAGCAATTAGAGAAACTCCATCCTAAGTAATAAATGTCTCCGAAATAGCACCTGCATGTCTGCTGGCTGTGGTTTAATGAATAATTAAGACTACTCAGCCTAGCTTTGTTTGCTGACCCCCTTAATAGCACAGAGGAAAAGTAGGCTCCATTGCTATCACAAGTTTCTTATTTATTCTCCTAGTCTTCTACCCAGCTTATTCTTTTCATCTCAAAGTCATGGATAATCTATTACTAGTGTTGTAAATAGGATTTTTAGGTAGTAGTTGCTTTAAAGATTAGTATCGGGTCCTAGCTATTTCTCCTAAAGGAATAGAAGATACAGGTATCTTTCATTGTAGGTATATAATTTTTAACCTTTAATCTTTTTGGACTTATTTTTTGCTGTGCCTCTAATTAAGAACTTTTTTGTAAAAACATTAAGGGTTTATGTTTAAAGAATGAGAGACAAAACATTAAGGGTTTATGTTTAAAGAATGAGACAAAAAATtgcagaaaataaatgataaattcttatttattgaaAGACATCCAgttgagaaatagagaaataattgTTAGGTAGGCATATATGGCACATGATTAAGTTCCACTAATTCATATTTCCAAATTACACTTTCTGCTAAATCCAGAGCATTATATTCATGCAGCAGTGGTAGgaagcattgattttttttttttttttttaatgtccatccTCTTGATAAAGCAATGTAACATTAGGAACATTTAGTAGTCATCTTCTACCATTTGAGTATGTGATACTCTAATGTTAAGAAATCAAGTCTAAGTCTAGGATATTTAGACTGATTATTTGTGATATACAAAACTCAAGTCAGTTATATAAATCCAGTAGTTGTACCTGGCTTTCACCTTCTTTATGTTgaaattttccatcatttatGGCTTGTCCCAAGCACAAAATCCTGAGCAATGGGATACCAGGTAATGAAATCATGGTAGCAAGAGCAATGCTTTTGCACATTGTTCAGGAGGCCACGGATTTATCTAtaagttcttttttctcttctgtagtaTCATTACATATTTCATCAGATATATTAGCTGTAGTAGGCGTAGTCTGGGGAGTCACAGTGTGTCCAAACCCTTGGTAGTGACCCATGGGTGAAGGTGGTACAGAAGAGGCAACAGAAATTGCATCTTGTGAGGATGAGGATAACAAGCTTGTATGTTCATTTTGATCTTGATCCTCAGGAAAAAACTTTTTCCTAGGATGTCCCATGACTGTCCTTCCTTTAAAGTAATAGAAAGGTTTCCAAGTTAGTCAAAAGTTATTTTTACCACTATAAACTTACCATGCTAGGAATAAGTCCCCCCTCCCATCTCTCACTTTGAAGAGCTTTACGGGTACTGCTTTAAACAGTCTTTTCATCTCTTAAACAGCTTCTAAATTGCCCTAGCAGGAGAACTACAATTATCTATTTGGATGAATGAAATGGCTGGTACTTACCAACATGCCTTACTTGTTCAGAAATATCATCCCTAATATCTGAAACATCCCACATAGcaagaaaggaatcaaagcatgAGCCCTCTTCTGCTTCTTGGACATATGGTTTATATGAGAAAGTGTAGTGATGAGCAATAGCAGCAAGGAACATCTCAATACAGATGATAAAGTcctataataacaaaaacaaaaatagcagcCATCTTTCAGCTTAAATCTAGTTTTGTAGATAAAGGAAAAGcactatctttctctcttttcaaaaaGTATTTCAGTATCAAcagctgtttttttcccccccataagattatattcattttttcattttcccaaaataactcatttttgacctcttaaaaaaaggacaaaacttTACACTACCTCAGTCAAGTATGTTTTTGCAAAGTACAATGCAGTCTCAATCCACTGCCCAAAGACTAAGAAGAGAAATGCACAAAGAGAAACTgactaggaaaaacaaaaatctaggtTCTGTTCCTGGCTCTACCACAAATTAGTGACGATGGCTAGTCTCTCTAGGGTtcctccattttctcctctgtaaagtgaggataatagTAGCCTCACGGCCTGCATGTTGTCAGGTTTAGGAGATAATATGTAAAATGAGTAAAcagtaaagttttatttacaGAGAGCACTAACCTGGAGTCCTGTAGCCACAGCTTCTACAGTTTGCCATTCCCATGTATGCTTTTCAGAAATCACGCCAACTTTTACCAACAAAGCAATAACTACTGCTTGCCTATATGTTAGGAAAAGGTAAACGCCATATCTATATCAAGCATAAAATGagcagttgttttaaaaatatgccattttaaaaagttaaacccCAGCACAACTTGtggaccaccaccaccaccacccccctacCTTCACAGCATACTCCTGAAGACACCGTATATCTAtactaaatacatttatttgcttTACAAATTTATTCTTGTAGTACAGTTTCATCATGTGAATTTTGATTATGCATTCTTATACACATGGAACTTCAAAATTTGGTTTATATGTCTTTGTTTTGAAAGTGTATACAAGTAATTAATAATTAGATTTTAAGTTCTTCCTATACACAGACAATGCCCACAACCTTGAACAATAGGCATTTAAAATAAAGGACAGACACTGAAGTGTTATTTACACATGTATTAattattcagattatttttaaaaacattttgaaaccaGTCTTGTTGGAAGTGCTGGAACTACAGACCAACTCAGAAGGCATTGGACTCCCAAAATGGGAGTTGTATTGAACATTTCAAGCACATCCGTGGCTATGACCCTAGGTTAAATTTAAATGGCTAATAATGAGACAGGTTTATATAGTTCTGTAATACAAGAATTTTACTTCAATATTGCTTGTAATGGTGAAAGGATTAGGAACAATCTAAATGTCAATAGGAGAGTAATTAAAAGGTTAGATCCACAGAACAGAATACTTagtaaaaccaaaaaacaatccCAAACGATAAGAAAAtatatcctcattttactgacAACTATATCCACAACATACTTAATGTATCGTTGAGTTCTGCAAGTTTTTATGGTATGAAACTAGCTTTCTGTGGCATTTTATATGTGACATTATCTGCACCACAATGTTACTCATTCTGAGTGGTAGGATTTCAAGGAttattctttttcccctttttgtatttgtatacTGTTAAATTTGGTGTATTTGTTTCTAGGTCCCCTATCACCCACCCTTTTACTAAATTGGGACCATGTACAGTTTTGccttctgctttaaaaaatatattttactaagcAAATGAGCATTACCttacattattaaatattcttatgtTTATCTTCCAAACTGCAGACTATTCTCTTATATGAAAGGAccatcatgtattttttaatgattccTCTAGTGTTGAGACAGTTAGGTTgtctcaaattattttcttcttataaatgTTATGGTGACCATCTGATTATTTCTTTATGAAAAACCAAGAAGGGCTAAACAGatgaacttttttaaaaggtaagtagagacattttaattcattttctatattaggattattttgaaaATCCTCCCTAATCAACAGTGTTACTGCCCTGTAGAAAATGCAAACATTACATTTAAGAGAAAGCAACacttaccaaaaagaaacaaaaaccaccaGTTTTACACAAAGAAATTTGCCAACAGGTTGGATTGGACTCAGTTCTTCCTTCAGCACTTTATAAAATAGGAGCAGACAATACATGGCAAActagaaacaaaattaacaacaGTTAAACTTATTCAGTAAGAAGAACTAAAGACGGTAACAGAAATAATACAGTTAGAGAAAACAGAGACCTGGTACAGAGTAATGTTTTAGGCAAATTTTTCTaggctttctgttctgttattttttagattaataatgagcttttagaatTTACTGTGGATGAAAATATAGGATATAAAATTTCTCAGAAGAGATGCATAATGTCTTCCCTGAAAATGGTTTTCAGCATTCACTTAATGGGGGCccataaagaaaacaatgaacaaatgacTGTCATGAGTGGAGGAAAAGGCCCTCATTCAGCCCAAGTAAAAATATATCTGCTTATTAGACAACACAGTAAATAAGTACTATGTGAATAAAATTATGACCATTAAATATGAAAGTAAGCAAACCATGTTTCTTGAGGGCAGTATGTTAATCCAGctcaatttacttttttaaaatagtttttaagactttattaactatttttagaAATCAGTTGTAACAACCTAGTGTACTGtacatagaaataaacatttcccTGAAAGTTTAGTTTTTCCCATTACAGTATATAAAATGttcatgtaaaatattataaaaatacaaagttgtCCACAGTCCCATTATCCAACCCTTCCCTTCTACACAtaaggggctttttttttttttaaagattttttatttatttattgccagaaagagacacagcgagagagggaacacaagcagaggaagtgggggagggagaagcaggcttcctgctgagcagggagcccccgttgcggaactcgatcccaggaccctgggatcacgacctgagccaaaggcagacgcttaacaactgagccaccaaggtgccctaggaattttttttttttttaaagattttaattatttgtcagagagagagaacataagcagggggagaggcaggcagagggagaagcaggctccctgccgagcaaggagcctgatgtgggactcgaacccaggaccctaggatcatgacctgagccgaaggcagccgcttaaccgactgagccacccaggcgtatttttaaaaaagattttatttatttgagagcacacgggagggggagagggagatagaatctcaagcagactccccgttgagggctcaatcccaccaccctgagatcacaacctgagctgaaaccaagaatcggatgcttaaccaactgcatcacccaggcatccccataaggattatttttaatgattacttAATATTTTGGTCAGTGGAAGAACCATAGTACATTTAAATAGTCCCTATCACTGGGCTTTGCATGGTTTCCAGACTTTGGCTATTACAAATGATAGgctgtagggacgcctgggtggctcagttggttaagcaactgccttcagctcaggtcctgatcctggtgtcctgggatcgagtcccacattgggctccctgctcagcggggagcctggttctccttctgacccttccccctctcatgctctctctctccttctctctcaaataaataaaatctttaaaaaaaaaaaaagataggctgCAAACACAAAGATATTCAAACCAAAAATAAGCCATTTCTTGAGGATAcattcccagaaatggaattactggttCCAAAGAATATGAACCTATATGCGAAAGCTTTGAATGCAAAGGCATATTATTATAACAAACATCTAATATCACACATGCATGCCACTGCACctattattttgttgaaaacattaaagattttaaataaagtgcATGTTCTTAAGCTGAAAGTATcagacatttattatttatttatgggggggggaggaagggcagagggagaggaagaagcaagccccctactgagcagagaacccaacgcagggcttgatcccgggaccccgggatcatgacctgagctgcaggcaaaCGCttattaactgagccacccaggcgccccagacagttattttttagagcatttcAGTTTCTAGaacatcatttttctttaaacttggCATTTGCAATTTTCCTTTATTCCAAAGATACGAGAGAATTTTATTCCCCCATTTTTATTCAAACCtggtactggggcacctgggtggctcagtcagttaagcgtctgacctgcagctcaggtcatgatctcagggtcctgggatcgagtcccacatcgggctccttgctcagcggggagcctgcttctccctctcctgctgctgctccccctgcttgtgtgtgcttgtgcgttttctctccttctcaaataaataaataaaatcttaaaaaagaaaaaaacgtttaaaaaaaacccaaacctggTACTATCATTTACcaattagacatttttttttagacaagACATTTTCTCTTATGGAGTATGCCTAGGTTATGTGTTTTTTAAGGATAgcattgtgcttttatttatgaCATCCACACAACTATGTAATGACTACTAGGACCAAATGAACAAACATGAACAACAGGTCAATGTAAAAGTCACCAGGTAATTTACAAAGATACTAtgtctttatatatgtataaagacaTGTTAAAGTTTCTTCAAGTTCTTTCCTATAAattgaatttcaaaattaaaaaataacaaactttaTTCCCAAAGAAACTTCTAAGAAAATTTAGTCATAGATGCTAatttaatacaattaaaattaatatttacttaCCAATTGTGACATGTTGTTTATTATAACCAAGTAAGTCCAAGCATTTGAAAAGCTAAAGTTCCCTTCATCATATATGCCAAGCAGCTCACAGattcttaaaaatggtaaaaatgagaTTTATGATTAactaaatcaaaatatattttaaaacatagcaTTGACAGTAATACTTAAATTTAGAAGTCAGTTTATTTAAAAGACCCTACAGATAATCACTTGATTTTTGGTCACTGAGgtggtttaaaattaaaaaatttttctagtaATGCTACCATATGATTATTCCCCCATCTTAAATCTAAAATAAGACACACACATTGAATTAGAAGGGGTAAttactagattaaaaaaaattgtttttttgaattttgaaattttgaaaagcatTGTAATGCTAGTCAATATATACaactatatttttttccccaaactatTTTGGAAGGTAAATTTTATGAACACCCAGATCTAAGAATTAACTTACATGATTCCCCAGTTTCTAAACTGCAGACAAATAAAGCATGCTTtcataaataaattagatttaattCTAAGGTAAATGTTACTAAAGGATTGCTAGCTCAaaggtagaaaaaagaaatgaatgcttCTTTCACCTTCTCCTCTGAACATGCACAATTTAATTATGAATAGCAGACAAAACATGCAATCCACTCACTTTATCtgatattcttatatttttattttaccagatAGCTTAATGATAATACCATTTTATCTCACCTCCTAAGCCTCGACAGAattcttacaaaagaaaaacatgattcaTCCTTGGAATATAGTACTCATATTCAAGTTAACCATATAGAAAATAAtccatatagaaaataaaaccatatagtGGACCTAAGGTAGCATACTTTAACTTCATGTAACAGGTATTTTTGTAAAGCTGTGCGaacattaatatttgaaaaaaaaacattttaaaaatgttttccagaaagCTGTAGAGAATGTTATTTAGAAGAATTCTGTGGTGATTCTTTGCTTATAAATGGtcaccttatttattttaatattgtaggGTTTCTGtatactatgttttttaaaacagacTAGATATATATCATAGACAAGTAAATTAATGCTCTTTGTGTCAGCTGTTCTCACTTAAGTCAGAGcatgaggattttaaaaaatgataatataaattcTTTGTACTTACAAAGCGACAATGGTGGTGAATGGTCTGACCACTGTATACTGCAAAACACCCAGTTTGCATCTAAATAGCAATACTCTgccaaatgggggaaaaaaaaaccttagcaTTTCAACTACTCATTTAAATAGTACCAGATTTTCTCCAAAGCCCCCCAAATTAAAATCACTTTGACAAATGAtgccatatttatatttaactctTTTAATTTAGTCATTCTAAATGAACAACTGGGGAAGAATGTGGATGGTAGCAAACACTGtttaaatgctgtttttaaaattatttgacgACTACATCTTCTGAAAGGTTTCCCTTTCTGTGTTCAGTCTCAAATTCCTGATTACTGCAGCACAGAAAGAACAAAAGTTTGTCCCTATGTTTCTGGAAGAAAGACTGAGTAACATATGAACTGTGTCCATGTATATGTGAAAGTGTATTCAGAAggtattatttacatttaaggtTCAGTTTCAAGTTtggaatttaaatattattccaGAGAGTATCACTGATTAGATATTATGAAAGGACAAACAAAGATCCTGCATAAACAATTTTTATCCTATTGGTGGGCTCACTCAACATAGGGGAAAATTCACGAagagtaacaaaaacaaaacaggaagtcCCAAAACAAAAAAGGCTCTCTACCTGACAGCCTTGTACAAGCCTTAAAAGACCAAGTTGCTCTGAGGGCAAATGCTTTATTTAGCACTACTATCAGGAGAACTGATTGTCAATGTTATGTATTATGAATCCCCTTTAAGAGTtacatctaggggcacctggctggctcagtcagttaagcggctaacttcttgatttcgcctcaggtcatgatctcaagagtcctgggatcgagccccatgttattAGCCTTTGcagtcagcggggagtctacttgaggagtctctctccctctccctctatgtctctcccctcttgtgcactatctttctcaaatgaataaataaatcttaaaaaaaaatttacatctaAACTGAGAAGATTGAGAATCTGGCATACAAGCCTTGAGGTGTTATGTTAATAGGATTGAATAAAGAAACTGCTGGGGTTCTGCGTGCTGagaggttcttctccctgctgaGGTGGTTCACTCCCTCTTACAGCTAAGTGTGCCCTCTGGGGGGGGCCTAAAGGGTGCACTTGGGCTTGTTGGGAGACCTCTTGAGAGAATGCCTTGGCTATACATGCTGTACTTCCTGCCCCATACTCTTTATAAATGAAGTAAAGTCAATTAGCTACCTTTGAAAGCTGCAGAGAATTAATGAACTGAAGATGTATTTGAAGAAACTGCCCAGAATGTAGCAAAGGCtgagacaaagaggaaaatgtGAGAGTTACAGAAGACAGTAGAGGAAAGGCAAAATCAGAAGAGGTTATGGCTAGGAACTTTGCAGAAATGATTAAAGATACGAATCTACAGGTTGAGGCACCCTGTAAATTAAGCAGGactaaaacagaaacagaataacCTAAATACTTCATAGTGATCTGCAAAACATCAAAGATGGGGTCTTAAATGCAGGTGGAGACAGATCATCTATAATGGAATAACAAATTGACAGGAGAAGCCTAACAGTAGTAATCGAAGCCAGAAttagaataaaatcttcaaaatgcttGAAGAAAATTCCTGTCAACACAGAATTACACCCAGCAAAACAATCTTTTAAGAATGAGGGCAAAATAAAGATACTTTTGGTAAGTGTATCTGAGAAAATTTGCCAGTGATAAAATGACACTAAAGGGAACTTAATTTTAAGGGCCAGactttagaaagaaggaaatgatccCACAGAGCGCTGAGATGCAAGGAGCAAGTaaactgtttgtttgtttatttatttgacagacagtgagaaagggaacacaagcaggggaagtgggagagggagaagcaggcttcccatcgagcagggagcccgatgtggggctcgatcctaggaccctgggatcatgacctgagccaaaggcagacatttaatgactgagccacccaggtgccccatgtaaaTTGTTAATATTTGTAGTTAAATCTACAAAAGACTAAAAACTATCCaaaaaatgtctaatttttaagattaaagtTAGACTTTAAGTAGTCACAGTAAATTTTAGCCTCTTAACTAGTCATGATAACATTAGAAAGTATAACTTTTAaacccttaagaaaaaaaatgaaataaaaaaaatggagtaagaaaatgaaaacagcaacaataacaaaataaagtaacTACTACCAACGGAATCTGGAGTAGCACCCGCAGTCAAACAGGTTGATACAATTGCAGTAAAATAGGTATTTTCATAATAGGTAAAATAGTCATGTTAAAATTACAAATAGTCAAAGATTATACCCTGTTTTGCCACTATATGAGCTGTGAAAAAGGTTTTGGTTTTCaaggtttcttaaaaaatattttacgggcgcctgggtggctcagttgcttaagcgactgccttcagctcaggtcatgatcctggtccccggatcgagtccccgcatcaggctccctgctcagcgaggagcctgcttctccctctaaccctcccccctctcatgtactctctctctcaagtgaataaataaatctttaaaaatatatatatatgtattttatagtcACAAACctagaatatattaatatttgttaaatatgggtgttttaaaacagatttttctgtTTACATTTGTTTGTATTCCTCTAATGtttggaaaactt
It encodes:
- the TMEM184C gene encoding transmembrane protein 184C gives rise to the protein MRVDKTAKEQGSPLQSPSSSFSLLLGADLCGNMPCTCTWRNWRQWIRPLAVVIYLVSIVVAVPLCVWELQKLEVGIHTKAWFIAGIFLLLTIPVSLWVILQHLVHYTQPELQKPIIRILWMVPIYSLDSWIALKYPSIAIYVDTCRECYEAYVIYNFMGFLTNYLTNRYPNLVLILEAKDQQKHFPPLCCCPPWTMGEVLLFRCKLGVLQYTVVRPFTTIVALICELLGIYDEGNFSFSNAWTYLVIINNMSQLFAMYCLLLFYKVLKEELSPIQPVGKFLCVKLVVFVSFWQAVVIALLVKVGVISEKHTWEWQTVEAVATGLQDFIICIEMFLAAIAHHYTFSYKPYVQEAEEGSCFDSFLAMWDVSDIRDDISEQVRHVGRTVMGHPRKKFFPEDQDQNEHTSLLSSSSQDAISVASSVPPSPMGHYQGFGHTVTPQTTPTTANISDEICNDTTEEKKELIDKSVAS